The Ferrimicrobium sp. genome includes a window with the following:
- a CDS encoding tyrosine-type recombinase/integrase: MRGYVRKRGKDVWQIVVDLPKDPVSGKRRQRYLTVHGTKRKADAELTRLLTEASNAKARVSTSSMDHAIREWIELVGPNLSPTTVRGYMGWINSEIIPKLGVLQLADVSAAHLDHLYRDLTARGCAPASVGQVHAIVRRFFNQAMKWEWASSNPALLASPPKVPAAQIVTPSIDQLQTILEGARAVHPQWEAYFTLAALTGMRRGELCALHWDDCLDTGLSVTKSLIYTPAGGTREAPTKTHQGRNVALDAIAKAVIEEQKDRLRHASSSLGLSTVENPYLFYGDPDGSTPVHPDSPTKLFRRIADKHGWRQLHLHTLRHFSATQLVAAGMDVTTVAGRLGHADASVTLKVYSHVLDAKNQEAASIMGAILTSHDT; the protein is encoded by the coding sequence GTGAGAGGATATGTACGCAAGCGAGGGAAGGACGTATGGCAGATTGTCGTTGATCTGCCGAAGGATCCGGTGAGCGGCAAACGTCGACAGCGCTACCTGACCGTGCACGGGACCAAGCGTAAGGCAGACGCCGAGTTAACGAGATTGCTTACTGAGGCGAGCAACGCCAAAGCACGGGTTTCCACCTCTTCGATGGATCATGCCATCAGAGAGTGGATCGAGCTCGTAGGTCCAAACCTCTCCCCCACCACCGTCCGAGGCTATATGGGTTGGATCAACTCAGAGATCATCCCAAAGCTTGGAGTGCTCCAGTTGGCCGACGTGAGCGCTGCTCATTTGGATCATCTCTATCGGGATCTCACGGCTAGGGGGTGTGCGCCAGCCTCGGTCGGCCAAGTCCACGCTATTGTCAGGCGGTTCTTTAACCAAGCGATGAAGTGGGAATGGGCAAGTTCCAATCCTGCTCTGCTGGCTTCGCCACCAAAGGTCCCGGCGGCACAAATCGTTACCCCGAGCATCGACCAGCTCCAGACGATCCTCGAGGGAGCCAGAGCCGTCCATCCCCAATGGGAGGCATACTTTACTCTCGCAGCCCTGACTGGTATGCGCAGAGGGGAGTTGTGTGCGCTCCACTGGGATGATTGCCTCGACACCGGCCTAAGCGTGACCAAGTCGTTGATCTATACCCCAGCCGGAGGCACCAGGGAGGCTCCAACCAAGACCCACCAGGGTCGAAACGTCGCGCTCGATGCCATTGCCAAAGCGGTCATCGAAGAGCAGAAGGACCGCCTTCGACATGCAAGCTCAAGTCTCGGGCTGTCAACAGTGGAGAATCCCTACCTGTTCTACGGTGATCCCGACGGATCGACCCCTGTGCATCCAGATAGTCCAACGAAGCTCTTTCGGCGGATCGCGGACAAACACGGATGGAGGCAACTGCATCTGCACACTTTGCGTCACTTTTCAGCGACCCAGCTCGTTGCCGCTGGGATGGATGTAACAACCGTGGCAGGGCGACTAGGGCATGCAGATGCATCCGTTACGCTGAAAGTCTACTCTCACGTACTTGATGCCAAGAATCAAGAGGCAGCATCGATCATGGGAGCGATACTTACCAGCCACGACACCTGA